A stretch of Desulfovibrio sp. UIB00 DNA encodes these proteins:
- a CDS encoding pyridoxal phosphate-dependent aminotransferase yields MSILADSVTGYLEHSSWIRRMFEAGGQLKARFGADNVYDFSLGNPDLPAPPAVVDGLRSFTEHAGEPFAFGYMPNGGFVWAREKLSAHLSKEQGVALTANDVLLGCGAAGVLNAFLRAVINPGEEMLGFAPYFVEYGFYVANHGGTFRAVMSKADTFAPDLAALEEAISPKTRVVLINSPNNPTGVIYSRKDLKALTELLENKSQEYGKPIWLVADEPYRFLAYDGAEVPSVLPLYPYAVVISSFSKNLSLPGERVGFAAVSPLLHEKAELMAALTLTNRILGFVNPPVVGQHIMAAALGSQVDLNVYAARRKAMAEVLKNAGYEFQMPAGAFYFFPKAPGGDDVAFVNRLVEERVLAVPGSGFGCPGYFRLAFCVGEEVIRKAADGFAKARASVK; encoded by the coding sequence ATGTCCATTCTTGCAGACAGCGTTACGGGGTATCTGGAACACTCTTCGTGGATCCGCCGCATGTTCGAGGCCGGAGGCCAGCTCAAGGCCCGTTTTGGAGCGGATAACGTGTATGACTTCAGCCTGGGCAACCCCGACCTGCCAGCACCCCCCGCCGTTGTGGACGGTTTGCGTTCCTTTACAGAACACGCTGGCGAACCTTTTGCCTTTGGCTACATGCCCAACGGCGGCTTTGTATGGGCGCGGGAAAAACTGTCCGCCCACCTCAGCAAGGAACAAGGCGTGGCGCTCACCGCCAATGATGTGCTGCTGGGCTGCGGCGCTGCTGGCGTGCTCAACGCCTTTTTGCGCGCGGTCATCAATCCCGGCGAAGAAATGCTGGGCTTTGCGCCCTACTTTGTGGAATACGGCTTCTATGTAGCCAACCACGGCGGCACCTTCCGCGCTGTCATGAGCAAGGCTGACACCTTTGCGCCCGACCTTGCCGCGCTTGAAGAAGCCATCAGCCCCAAAACGCGCGTGGTGCTCATCAACTCGCCCAACAATCCCACCGGTGTGATTTACAGCCGCAAAGACCTCAAGGCTCTGACCGAGCTGCTGGAAAACAAGAGTCAGGAATACGGCAAGCCCATCTGGCTTGTGGCCGATGAACCGTACCGCTTCCTTGCCTATGACGGTGCGGAAGTGCCTTCGGTGCTGCCGCTTTATCCTTACGCCGTGGTCATCAGCTCTTTCTCCAAAAATCTTTCGCTGCCCGGCGAACGCGTGGGCTTTGCCGCCGTTTCACCTCTGTTGCACGAAAAGGCCGAGCTCATGGCCGCTCTCACGCTCACCAACCGAATTCTCGGCTTTGTGAACCCGCCCGTTGTAGGCCAACACATCATGGCCGCCGCCCTGGGCAGCCAGGTTGACCTGAACGTCTACGCCGCCCGCCGCAAGGCCATGGCCGAGGTGCTCAAAAACGCCGGATACGAATTCCAGATGCCTGCAGGCGCGTTTTATTTCTTCCCCAAGGCTCCCGGCGGGGACGATGTGGCCTTTGTGAACAGGCTGGTCGAAGAACGCGTGCTGGCGGTTCCCGGCTCCGGCTTTGGCTGCCCCGGCTACTTCCGTCTGGCATTCTGCGTGGGCGAAGAAGTGATCCGCAAGGCTGCCGACGGCTTTGCCAAGGCCCGCGCCTCCGTAAAATAG